The following proteins are co-located in the candidate division KSB1 bacterium genome:
- a CDS encoding DUF1343 domain-containing protein: MASLKTLKSILLSVLFLSIGIFPNPILPQVKPGVEVLITKQRHLIEAKRVGLITNPTGVTADLTSTIDVLYNLPGVKLVALFGPEHGVRGDAFAGEKVGHSFDRKTGIPIYSLYNGPMAPPTPEMLRNIEVLIYDIQDIGSRVYTYIYTLALAMQGAAKAGIRVVVLDRPDPLGGDLIEGPVLDERFKSGIGMYPIPYIYGLTVGELAKFFNEEFGIHAHLTVVPMEGWQRSMLFADTGLPWVLTSPHVPHPETVFYIAATGGIGELQSLSTGVGYTLPFELIGQTWIDPENLAGELNSRNLPGVRFRPLYFRPYYFSLKDQQLAGAQIHITNHREFRPVLTQLHILAALLKLYPGQQIFNPARIKSFDHAMGTDQVRFALLRGESPESIVASGEKDLETYRVKREKYLLYR, encoded by the coding sequence ATGGCCAGTTTAAAAACTCTCAAGTCGATTCTCCTATCCGTCTTGTTTCTTTCCATTGGAATTTTTCCAAATCCAATTCTCCCTCAAGTCAAACCTGGCGTCGAAGTTCTCATCACCAAACAACGCCATCTCATTGAAGCCAAGCGCGTCGGCCTCATCACCAATCCGACGGGGGTGACGGCGGATTTGACTTCGACGATTGATGTGCTCTACAATCTTCCCGGCGTCAAGCTCGTGGCGCTGTTTGGTCCGGAACACGGCGTGCGCGGCGACGCGTTTGCCGGCGAGAAAGTGGGCCACAGCTTCGACCGCAAAACCGGCATTCCGATTTACTCGTTGTACAACGGCCCCATGGCGCCGCCAACGCCGGAGATGCTGCGCAATATCGAGGTGCTGATTTACGATATTCAAGACATCGGCTCGCGCGTTTACACTTACATTTATACCTTGGCGCTCGCCATGCAAGGCGCCGCAAAAGCCGGCATTCGCGTGGTGGTGCTGGATCGTCCCGATCCGCTTGGCGGCGATTTGATCGAGGGGCCGGTGCTGGACGAGCGCTTCAAATCCGGCATCGGCATGTATCCGATTCCTTACATTTACGGCTTGACCGTCGGCGAGCTGGCGAAATTTTTCAACGAAGAGTTCGGCATTCATGCGCACTTGACGGTGGTGCCAATGGAAGGCTGGCAGCGGTCGATGCTCTTTGCCGACACCGGTTTGCCGTGGGTGCTCACCTCGCCGCACGTGCCCCATCCGGAAACGGTATTTTATATCGCCGCCACCGGCGGCATCGGCGAATTGCAGTCGCTCTCCACCGGCGTTGGCTACACGCTGCCGTTTGAGCTGATCGGCCAAACGTGGATTGACCCGGAAAATTTGGCCGGCGAGTTGAACAGCCGCAACTTGCCGGGGGTGCGTTTCCGTCCGCTTTATTTCCGGCCGTATTATTTCAGCCTCAAAGATCAGCAGCTTGCCGGCGCGCAAATTCATATAACAAATCATCGCGAGTTCCGGCCGGTGCTGACGCAGTTGCATATCCTTGCGGCATTGCTCAAATTGTATCCCGGGCAGCAAATTTTCAATCCCGCACGCATAAAGAGCTTCGACCACGCGATGGGAACGGACCAGGTCCGCTTCGCGTTGTTGCGCGGC